Proteins from a genomic interval of Lacticaseibacillus pabuli:
- the rpsG gene encoding 30S ribosomal protein S7, protein MPRKGNVSKRDVLPDPVYNSKLVSRLINHLMIDGKRGKASTILYDAFDIIKKQTGNEPVEVFEEAMKNIMPVLEVKARRIGGSNYQVPIEVRPERRTTLGLRWLVQYSRQRGEHTMDERLAREIMDAANNTGAAVKKREDTHKMADANRAFAHYRW, encoded by the coding sequence ATGCCACGTAAAGGCAATGTATCAAAACGAGATGTCCTGCCAGACCCAGTTTACAATTCAAAACTGGTAAGTCGCTTGATCAACCACTTGATGATTGATGGTAAGCGCGGTAAGGCTTCAACTATTCTTTATGATGCTTTTGACATCATCAAGAAGCAAACCGGTAACGAACCTGTCGAAGTTTTCGAAGAGGCGATGAAGAACATCATGCCTGTCCTCGAAGTTAAGGCTCGTCGTATCGGTGGTTCTAACTACCAGGTTCCTATCGAAGTACGCCCAGAACGTCGTACGACGCTCGGCCTTCGCTGGCTTGTGCAGTACTCACGTCAGCGCGGTGAACACACCATGGACGAACGCCTTGCGCGCGAAATCATGGATGCTGCGAACAACACTGGTGCCGCAGTTAAGAAGCGTGAAGATACCCACAAGATGGCAGATGCCAACCGGGCATTTGCACATTATCGTTGGTAA
- the rpsL gene encoding 30S ribosomal protein S12 produces MPTINQLVRQGRKSHTTKSNSPALNFGYNSKNKSLTTNPAPQKRGVATRVGTMTPKKPNSALRKYARVRLSNLIEVTAYIPGVGHNLQEHSVVLIRGGRVKDLPGVRYHIVRGALDTAGVDGRMQSRSKYGTKRPKK; encoded by the coding sequence ATGCCTACTATCAACCAATTAGTACGTCAAGGTCGTAAATCTCACACAACCAAGTCAAACTCTCCAGCTTTGAACTTCGGTTACAACAGCAAGAACAAGTCCCTCACAACTAACCCCGCACCTCAGAAGCGCGGTGTTGCTACTCGTGTTGGGACCATGACACCTAAGAAGCCTAACTCCGCTTTGCGGAAGTACGCTCGTGTGCGTCTGTCCAACCTGATTGAAGTTACTGCTTACATCCCAGGTGTCGGCCATAACCTTCAGGAACACTCTGTTGTCCTGATCCGTGGGGGCCGTGTTAAGGATTTGCCTGGTGTACGTTACCACATCGTTCGTGGTGCGCTCGATACAGCCGGTGTTGACGGTCGTATGCAGAGTCGCTCTAAGTACGGTACGAAACGTCCTAAGAAGTAA